A segment of the Carya illinoinensis cultivar Pawnee chromosome 1, C.illinoinensisPawnee_v1, whole genome shotgun sequence genome:
ATAAATTGTGTGAACTTTGGGCTGATGACATTTGCATGTGGATGGTTAAATGTTGCTCACCTGAAGGAACACTAATGATTTTGATTTCTAATTATGCTGTTTCTCTTGTTTTCATTAGCCAGCACTTCGGGTGACACTAGCCGTATAACACTTTATTCAAATTCTGACAGCACTTTCATGTTTGATATTATAGTGAAGCTGTTGGACTGGGGTGAGGATGGGATTGCCACATCTGCTGAAACGGCTGCTCTGCGAACATCATTTCAGCAAGAGGTTGCTGTTTGGCACAAGCTTGACCATTCTAATGTTACAAAAGTAAAACCATACTCTTCAACTTCTAATGTTCAATTGACATTACAATGATGATGAATAGCATTATTTATCAAGGGGTTGTTCCAAACTCCACTATTTCTACTTcgtattataaaatatttacattatGATCTCTATCATGTTTATCTTACCTACTTCTTTGTGAGCTGCAATGCAATTGTTTCATCTTAGTTTCTGAATATGGTATAACTTAAACTTGTAGTTCACCGTTGTTCTAAATGTTCacttatgatatatttttttctttttaacattttgATTACAGTTTGTTGGAGCTTCAATGGGAACTTCAAATCTTAAGATTCCTTCTAAAAACCCTTCAATTGATGGTCACAATTCCCTTCCTCCTAGGGCATGTTGTGTGGTTGTGGAGTATCTCCCTGGTGGGACACTAAAACAGTTCTTGATAAGAAATAGGCGAAAGAAACTTGCCTTTAAGGTTGTGATCCAACTTGCTTTGGACCTCTCTAGAGGGTGAGCTCCAGATTTTCATGACCATTTCTCTTTTTGATTGGTGATACAAGTAAATTAAGTTGACAAACTAATCAGTAatattcatcttttttttttttttttttttttttttttttttttttatatatatctttccTGGTATGCAGTCTTAACTATCTACATTCAGAGAAGATTGTGCATCGCGATGTAAAAACAGAAAATATGTTACTTGATGCTCACAGAACTTTAAAAATTGCTGATTTTGGTGTTGCCCGTGTTGAAGCACAGAATCCAAGGGACATGACTGGCGAAACTGGTACCCTTGGATACATGGCCCCTGAGGTATTTGTTAACTTAAATCTTTTGTGAGGCATAACTAGTCAACAATTCATACTTGGCCCTATATTACAAGCCACATCTTGGCCAATGTTACAAAATGACTAATCAATGGTACAATTGGAGCcacattataattattataagtaGCAAAAACTTATCCCttccaagtaatgtgggatcttATAGACCACCTACATTCATCACACACACTGTGGGGTATcacagaaaaaaagaaaagaaaataaagtataTGGATTCATGTTGTTAGCTCCAGTTGAATTATGTGTTCTCTTATTGCCTATCTGGCTGTTTACCTCTCCCTCATACACATGGAGACACACAGCCAGATATCTAGTTAAGAATTCAGGAGATTGTCTAGATTCTCATGGAAAGCTCTAAAACTAACGAGATCTTTGTGTAGGTTCTTGATGGTAAACCTTATAACAGAAGATGTGATGTGTACAGCTTTGGCATATGCTTATGGGAAATTTATTGCTGTGATATGCCTTACCCAGATCTTAGCTTCGCCGATGTGTCGTCTGCTGTTGTGCGACAGGTCAGTTCATTTGGACAATAATTATATGTCCCCACAAAAATTCTGccttttctctattttgttttgtgttttttttatgcACTAGTGTTGCTTGATGAAGCTTTTAGTAATTTCCAGTGTGTAGTTAGTGGGTTTCAGAGGATGAATGGTACCCTTCTAAGCAATGGAACTAATGCTAGATTATCAATATTAGTTGATGTAGGGGTGCTTTCAACATGTGTATTGTGGAGGATCATCCTGTAAACTCAAATATGTACTCGTGCCTTTTAATGCTACTGACATCAGTGAGGAGTCATATGATTTACCTTTAAGTGAAAGATCCTGTAGACATGATATGACTAATGCAAGTTTTCAGTTCAAAATCTTTTGAAGTACGCCCTCAAGCCTCCTTTTGGTTTTAACATATCAAGAAAGCTATTACAGTTGTTAGCTGAGAGTATGTAAAACATTGATATTTGGTTTTATATTAGAAAAAACATTTTTGAGCCCGACAGCAAAACTAACACATGAGAAAAGGAGTCTAGCAGCCAACTATGTGTAACATATAAGGGACAAGGATCACCATCTGCCCCATATCtattgttttgagtttggaATGAAACAATCCATTGTCTGTCTTTCATATGATGTCTGGTTACATGAAGTTGGCACGCTTATATACTATTGTTTAATGCTTAAAATCTAGAATGGCAAATGAATTTTTATGAATCTATTTGTTTGATGACCTTTGTGGTAACTCCCTTCTAATAATATACTTTTTGTATACCACGAACATTTGACATCCAAACATTCAAGGGTATTTCATACTGCATGGTTTTATTGGCAGAACCTACGACCAGAGATCCCCCGATGCTGTCCAAGTGCATTAGCAAATGTCATGCGCAAATGCTGGGATGCCAATGCGGATAAACGCCCCGAAATGGATGAGGTGGTGAGAATGTTGGAAGCAATTGATACCAGCAAAGGAGGAGGGATGATACCAGAAGATCAGGCCTCGGGCTGTTTCTGTTTTACCCCAGCTCGTGGTCCCTGAGGAATGTTTATTCTCTATTTGCATGCATTGTTGCATTAATGATGACGGGAAGACGTAGAAATTGATGGTGCTGTCCATCTGATTTATCGCTCTTAGGAATTTTGTTCAAGATTTGGAATCGGTAGTGCATGCACCGAAACGTTTATGGAAATATGAATCAAATAGTACTTCCCAGTCAGATCTTGTTTTGTGCTATGGGTTTGCTCTTGGTGATTGAGTCATGCTACATCTAATGGTCGTCACTCATGCATCTGGGTGGAGGATGGTGGTCTGTAGGGGGTAGTAGTCCTCTAGGAAACCAACATTTATAACTTGTATAGACacaaaagaataataatgttCGGGAAAACCCTTTACCTTCTCAAATACTcttatttttgtattaatatGGAAAATCGAACTATCAAAATTCTTTCCtagatgtataaaatataataagtgaCATGCTTTTGACTGTTGgatcttaaaataaattatcttttaagagtataatgatatttttgaaGTATGGGTATAAGGTGAAACTATGACACCTAATCGTGGCCAAGGGCAATATCATATTaatatgcatgttttaaatttctagaattatattttaaattgagggtattttaataaaataatattattttattaaaatgtttatttatttaaatagaattGGGTGAAGAGTTGCGTAGttgggtgtattttttttttagcccgAATAACACTGAACCCAGCGACTGAATGGGTTCGATGTCCTTTTCAATAATTAAGAATCGAAGAAACGGCCCTAAAGCTGTAAAAGACTTGGTGCCCAAGTGCATTCGCTCTTGAAAAAGGGCCCAAAgaatcttcttcctctttctcatGATTGGGCTCGTCATATATGTTGGATTTGGTAGCTGAACATCTGTAGTATATTTTAGTGTATGTTTGGgaatacaataaaaatataatttataattttaaaattgataatttatagtattactattaaaaattatttattatttaataattatatatttaaataatttttaaatatattataattgtttggaaataacaaatttaaaaagtattttttatatataaatgacataaaagattatttaattttttttttaaaaaattatgaccatatctttaaaagtttagaagttatatagttttttttttttaaaaaattgaaactacATTTTGTCTTATCTAGAAAAGTAAATTTGAGAGAAAATATCCAAAtgatgatttttcaaaaatgtattttttaacttatttgaaatttaaaaatactttaatatgtaataacaaaataacttattttattactttttaacaaCTCCTAACCCTTGCTATAGAACAAT
Coding sequences within it:
- the LOC122278347 gene encoding serine/threonine-protein kinase STY13-like — translated: MDLMTSEDGGGIKTPKKVGNNESGMNSTVKATGSVSSKDMMFRADQIDLKSLDIQLEKHLSRVWSRNIDIQRPKEEWEIDLSKLDIRYIIAQGTYGTVYRGTYDSQDVAVKLLDWGEDGIATSAETAALRTSFQQEVAVWHKLDHSNVTKFVGASMGTSNLKIPSKNPSIDGHNSLPPRACCVVVEYLPGGTLKQFLIRNRRKKLAFKVVIQLALDLSRGLNYLHSEKIVHRDVKTENMLLDAHRTLKIADFGVARVEAQNPRDMTGETGTLGYMAPEVLDGKPYNRRCDVYSFGICLWEIYCCDMPYPDLSFADVSSAVVRQNLRPEIPRCCPSALANVMRKCWDANADKRPEMDEVVRMLEAIDTSKGGGMIPEDQASGCFCFTPARGP